A single window of Rhodococcus jostii RHA1 DNA harbors:
- a CDS encoding acyl-CoA dehydrogenase family protein encodes MEFAYSPRLADLKERARALTDTIMQFEDECERNNGISDESHATIKAAVLASGLQAINTPVEYGGAGLTVLEQAVVQDELGKLTNALWDTVWRPANPLTHATPEQRERYLIPGARGDRRDAVAISEANAGSDFSAASTTATPDGNGGYIINGEKWFVTVGDVADYLIVLANVEPEHAATIFLIDVDTPGVKIKHIPRYTHTFVYEHPEFTFENVRVGEDAVLGGIGQGHDLTRDWFTEERLMIGARTIGAAERALTLAVDWARERVQGGEPLINRQLIQGMIADSVVDITTNRALTHQVAWEFDQADPHDADLRKTLHAKAATVKLAASEASNRVADRAVQIFGGRGYIRDYPVERLWRELRVDRIWEGTSEIQRLVIANEANKRGLDNLLSFRYEAGEK; translated from the coding sequence ATGGAATTCGCATACAGCCCCCGCCTCGCCGACCTCAAGGAGCGCGCACGCGCCCTGACCGACACGATCATGCAGTTCGAGGACGAGTGCGAAAGAAACAACGGAATTTCCGACGAATCCCACGCCACCATCAAGGCGGCCGTCCTCGCATCGGGACTGCAGGCGATCAACACCCCCGTCGAATACGGCGGTGCCGGACTGACGGTGCTCGAGCAGGCCGTCGTGCAGGACGAACTCGGTAAGCTCACCAACGCGCTGTGGGACACGGTGTGGCGGCCCGCGAACCCGCTGACCCATGCGACCCCCGAACAGCGGGAGCGCTACCTGATTCCCGGTGCCCGCGGTGACCGCCGCGACGCCGTCGCGATCTCCGAGGCCAACGCGGGCTCGGACTTCTCCGCGGCGAGTACCACCGCGACCCCCGACGGCAACGGCGGGTACATCATCAACGGCGAGAAGTGGTTCGTCACGGTCGGTGACGTCGCCGATTACCTCATCGTGCTGGCCAACGTCGAACCCGAGCACGCCGCAACGATTTTCCTGATCGACGTCGACACCCCGGGTGTGAAGATCAAGCACATCCCCCGCTACACGCACACCTTCGTCTACGAGCACCCCGAGTTCACGTTCGAGAATGTGCGCGTCGGAGAGGACGCCGTGCTCGGTGGCATCGGGCAGGGTCACGACCTCACCCGCGACTGGTTCACGGAGGAGCGGCTGATGATCGGCGCACGCACGATCGGTGCCGCCGAGCGGGCGCTGACCCTGGCCGTCGACTGGGCGCGGGAGCGGGTGCAGGGCGGCGAGCCGCTGATCAATCGTCAGCTGATCCAGGGCATGATCGCCGACTCCGTCGTGGACATCACCACCAACCGGGCACTCACCCACCAGGTGGCGTGGGAATTCGACCAGGCCGACCCCCACGACGCCGATCTGCGAAAGACGCTGCACGCCAAGGCCGCGACTGTGAAATTGGCCGCCTCGGAGGCGTCGAACCGGGTGGCCGACCGGGCCGTCCAGATCTTCGGTGGGCGCGGCTACATCCGCGACTACCCCGTCGAGCGGCTGTGGCGCGAACTGCGCGTCGACCGCATCTGGGAGGGCACGTCGGAGATCCAGCGCCTGGTCATCGCGAACGAGGCCAACAAGCGGGGTCTCGACAACCTGCTGTCGTTCCGCTACGAGGCCGGGGAGAAGTAG
- a CDS encoding DUF5990 family protein, translating into MQLVIEATDLLGLQPGDATTARWVLDCTATPTLTGLDLTGPYVQGRPGRAVRLPVVGDARCRRPIRHVPPGEVDVDAVDPAIADAASAAGRITARLGLTDARGNPLCAAVRPPLVEWSA; encoded by the coding sequence GTGCAACTCGTCATCGAGGCAACCGACCTTCTCGGTCTGCAGCCGGGAGACGCGACCACGGCGCGCTGGGTTCTCGACTGCACGGCGACCCCGACGCTGACGGGTCTCGACCTCACCGGACCGTACGTGCAGGGCCGGCCGGGGCGCGCGGTTCGTCTACCTGTCGTGGGGGACGCTCGATGCCGACGGCCGATTCGACATGTTCCGCCGGGCGAAGTTGATGTGGACGCGGTGGATCCGGCGATTGCGGACGCGGCGTCGGCTGCCGGTCGCATCACGGCGCGACTCGGGCTCACCGACGCCCGGGGAAATCCGCTGTGCGCTGCGGTGCGTCCGCCGTTGGTCGAGTGGTCGGCGTAG
- a CDS encoding acetate--CoA ligase family protein — protein MSTITDRDLTALFDPRSVAVLGASNDETKYGNWISVQALRMKGNRSVHLVNRRGERILGHPSLRSLSELDERVDLVVITVPAQGFEEAVDDALAAGATAIVGVTAGFAELGAAGKAVQDRVVERVRAAGAVLLGPNCLGVLDSSTALTLASNALPAGRVALLSQSGNMALELSQFLEARGHGFSRFASLGNQADLGAADLIRSCVEHDDTDLIAVYCEDFGDGRAFVDAAAQASRAGKPVLLLTVGGSAASIRGAQSHTGSLTSDSAVIDAACRAAGVYRVSSPRQLADVAATLLGYGPAEVRRVGVIADGGGHAGVASDVVEAAGLAVPEFTADISSALRTLLPPSAGVTNPVDLAGAGEQDITSFVSVLDTILQSPAVDSVLLTGYFGGYGSYGENLARAEVDTARAMAETARTHGKPVVVHTMHPDSAAARVLADSGVPVFRAVEDAAGALGIIAETAAPQHHASLSSEPAEPVTSDAYWDARELFRTAGVEFPDAQLVRTCAEAVAAADTVGYPVVLKAMGLLHKSDSGGVALGLGTAQQLTDAFTRMDDSLGAPAYCVEGMADLSEGVELIVGVQTDPRFGPVAMVGLGGIFTEVLADVAFALAPVDAETARGLLDNLRASALLRGVRGRPPINVDAAADAIAAVTTVATAHPEIAELEINPLFVTPKHALGLDARIVLSSSNTN, from the coding sequence ATGAGCACGATCACCGACCGTGACCTCACGGCACTGTTCGACCCCCGGTCGGTCGCCGTCCTCGGTGCCAGCAACGACGAGACGAAGTACGGCAACTGGATCAGCGTTCAGGCGCTCCGCATGAAGGGCAACCGGTCGGTCCACCTCGTCAACCGGCGCGGTGAGCGCATCCTGGGACACCCTTCGCTCCGCAGCCTGTCGGAACTCGACGAACGAGTCGATCTCGTTGTCATCACCGTTCCGGCACAGGGTTTCGAGGAGGCCGTGGACGACGCCCTCGCGGCGGGCGCCACCGCCATCGTCGGCGTCACCGCCGGTTTCGCCGAACTCGGTGCTGCCGGAAAGGCTGTGCAGGATCGGGTCGTGGAGCGGGTGCGGGCGGCCGGAGCCGTCCTTCTCGGGCCGAACTGCCTGGGTGTGCTGGATTCGAGCACCGCGCTGACGCTGGCCTCGAACGCGCTTCCCGCCGGACGGGTCGCGCTGCTCTCCCAGAGCGGCAACATGGCACTCGAACTCAGCCAGTTCCTCGAGGCCCGCGGGCACGGGTTCTCCCGGTTCGCCTCGCTCGGGAACCAGGCAGACCTCGGCGCCGCCGACCTCATCCGCTCCTGCGTGGAGCACGACGACACCGATCTCATCGCCGTGTACTGCGAGGACTTCGGTGACGGGCGGGCGTTCGTCGATGCCGCCGCGCAGGCATCCCGAGCCGGGAAGCCGGTTCTGCTGCTGACGGTGGGTGGCAGCGCGGCCTCCATCCGCGGGGCGCAGTCGCACACGGGATCGCTGACTTCCGACAGCGCGGTCATCGACGCGGCCTGCCGGGCTGCCGGGGTGTACCGGGTGTCGAGTCCACGGCAGCTCGCGGACGTGGCGGCCACACTCCTCGGGTACGGACCTGCGGAGGTACGCAGGGTCGGCGTCATCGCGGACGGCGGCGGGCACGCGGGTGTCGCGTCCGACGTCGTCGAGGCAGCCGGACTCGCGGTGCCGGAGTTCACCGCCGACATCAGCAGCGCACTGCGCACTCTGTTGCCGCCGTCCGCCGGGGTGACGAACCCGGTCGACCTCGCCGGAGCCGGGGAACAGGACATCACCTCGTTCGTCTCGGTCCTCGACACCATCCTGCAGAGTCCGGCCGTCGATTCCGTCCTGCTCACCGGATACTTCGGCGGCTACGGAAGTTACGGCGAGAACCTCGCGCGAGCGGAGGTCGACACCGCCCGTGCGATGGCCGAGACGGCGCGCACCCACGGCAAGCCGGTCGTCGTGCACACGATGCATCCCGACAGCGCCGCGGCCCGGGTCCTCGCCGACAGCGGAGTTCCGGTCTTCCGGGCGGTGGAGGATGCCGCGGGTGCGCTCGGGATCATCGCCGAAACCGCTGCGCCGCAGCATCATGCGAGCCTGTCGAGCGAGCCGGCCGAGCCGGTCACCAGCGACGCGTACTGGGACGCCCGCGAACTCTTCCGCACTGCGGGCGTCGAGTTCCCGGACGCGCAACTGGTGCGGACCTGCGCCGAGGCGGTGGCAGCGGCCGACACCGTGGGGTACCCCGTGGTCCTGAAGGCGATGGGGTTGCTGCACAAGTCCGACTCCGGCGGGGTGGCGCTCGGATTGGGAACCGCGCAGCAACTCACCGACGCGTTCACGCGGATGGACGACTCGCTCGGTGCGCCCGCCTACTGCGTGGAGGGGATGGCGGACCTCAGTGAGGGAGTCGAACTCATCGTGGGAGTCCAGACCGACCCGCGGTTCGGTCCCGTGGCGATGGTGGGTCTCGGCGGTATCTTCACCGAGGTCCTCGCGGACGTCGCCTTCGCGCTGGCGCCGGTCGATGCGGAGACCGCCCGCGGCCTGCTCGACAACCTGCGGGCGTCCGCTCTGCTCCGAGGGGTTCGCGGCAGGCCCCCGATCAACGTCGACGCGGCCGCGGATGCCATCGCCGCCGTCACGACCGTGGCCACCGCACACCCCGAGATCGCGGAACTCGAGATCAACCCACTATTCGTCACTCCGAAGCACGCCCTCGGACTCGACGCACGCATCGTCCTCAGCTCATCGAACACCAACTGA
- a CDS encoding SdpI family protein, translating into MLIASVVLFVLAVAVSGVAVAGLAERLPRNRWAGVRTPETMRDDQTFALANKVAGPTLLAAAGLLVIGGIAGILIGGVFGIGAVLVSVVAAALTAATGGSLGARAAAAVPAADTGGCGSSCGACSLKGACQPS; encoded by the coding sequence GTGTTGATTGCCTCCGTCGTGCTGTTCGTGCTCGCCGTCGCTGTCTCCGGTGTCGCCGTTGCAGGCCTCGCCGAGCGCCTCCCGCGCAACCGGTGGGCGGGTGTCCGCACCCCCGAGACGATGCGCGACGATCAGACGTTTGCGCTGGCCAACAAGGTCGCAGGGCCCACCCTGCTCGCCGCGGCCGGGCTCCTCGTGATCGGCGGAATCGCCGGAATCCTGATCGGCGGAGTCTTCGGAATCGGTGCCGTCCTGGTCAGCGTTGTGGCTGCCGCTCTCACCGCGGCGACGGGCGGATCACTCGGTGCCCGTGCCGCCGCGGCGGTGCCCGCTGCCGACACCGGCGGGTGCGGCAGTTCCTGCGGTGCGTGCTCGCTGAAGGGCGCCTGCCAGCCGTCCTGA
- a CDS encoding DUF5994 family protein, with protein sequence MTLQQDRNFPGRLHGAHTRGGPAQSPRLRLKPEAPGAGTVDGAWWPRSRDLTVEIADLVALVAVRVGVVDRVVYDIKAWLPAPRRVTVAGRSVHLDGYEYQPLNTLYVSGLKRTRLTLLVVPPEADARYADSTMHTAANPNSALTADELLMSGIRDGFDRTTSAKGRER encoded by the coding sequence ATGACGCTACAACAGGATCGCAATTTTCCCGGTCGTCTTCACGGCGCCCATACTCGTGGCGGCCCGGCGCAGTCGCCGCGGCTTCGGTTGAAGCCGGAAGCGCCCGGTGCCGGCACGGTGGACGGCGCCTGGTGGCCCCGGTCCCGTGACCTGACCGTGGAGATTGCGGATCTGGTTGCGCTGGTGGCGGTTCGGGTGGGTGTGGTCGATCGGGTCGTGTACGACATCAAGGCCTGGCTTCCTGCGCCGCGCCGGGTCACGGTCGCGGGGCGGTCGGTGCATCTCGACGGCTACGAGTACCAGCCGCTCAACACCCTGTACGTGAGCGGTCTGAAGCGGACGAGGTTGACGCTCCTGGTGGTGCCCCCCGAGGCCGATGCCCGCTATGCCGACTCGACGATGCACACGGCGGCCAACCCCAACAGTGCCCTGACCGCCGACGAACTGCTGATGTCGGGCATCAGGGACGGCTTCGACCGCACCACGAGCGCGAAGGGACGTGAACGATGA
- a CDS encoding SDR family NAD(P)-dependent oxidoreductase, giving the protein MECENPGGGAGQVLRPDVHRGRVALITGGGTGIGRAIALDMARCGADVVISGRRSEPLEKTAAEIEALGARVLAVPADIREEEQVTDLVDRALDTFGRIDILVNNAGGQFAAPAEDITSKGWRAVHRLAVDATWAVTREVAVRAMIPQRSGCIFFMAFSPRRGIASMVHATSARAALENLASGLSLEWSRYGIRSICIAPGTIATEGMEGNYTEEARAQWTSAVPLGRLGTAEDVSGVVTFLASPAGSYVTGTTLVIDGGADAWGTGHPAPKVEETR; this is encoded by the coding sequence ATGGAATGTGAGAACCCAGGTGGAGGCGCCGGGCAGGTGCTGCGCCCCGACGTCCATCGCGGGCGGGTGGCACTGATCACCGGTGGAGGCACCGGGATCGGACGCGCGATCGCGCTGGACATGGCGAGGTGTGGAGCCGACGTCGTCATCAGCGGCCGCCGGTCCGAGCCCCTCGAAAAAACCGCCGCCGAGATCGAGGCGCTGGGCGCCCGGGTGCTCGCAGTGCCCGCCGACATTCGCGAGGAAGAGCAGGTGACCGACCTGGTCGACCGCGCTCTAGACACATTCGGCCGGATCGACATCCTCGTCAACAACGCCGGCGGCCAGTTCGCGGCGCCGGCCGAGGACATCACCAGCAAGGGATGGCGCGCCGTTCACCGCCTCGCCGTCGACGCCACCTGGGCGGTCACCCGGGAGGTCGCCGTTCGCGCGATGATTCCGCAGCGGTCGGGATGCATCTTCTTCATGGCGTTCTCCCCGCGTCGCGGAATCGCATCGATGGTCCATGCCACCTCGGCCCGCGCCGCCCTCGAGAACCTCGCGTCCGGACTGTCGCTGGAGTGGAGCAGGTACGGAATCCGGTCGATCTGCATCGCCCCGGGCACCATCGCGACGGAGGGCATGGAGGGCAACTACACCGAAGAGGCCCGCGCGCAGTGGACGTCCGCGGTTCCGCTCGGACGCCTGGGTACGGCCGAGGACGTCTCCGGAGTGGTCACATTCCTCGCGTCGCCCGCAGGCAGTTACGTCACCGGCACCACGCTGGTGATCGACGGCGGCGCCGACGCCTGGGGTACGGGTCACCCCGCTCCGAAGGTCGAGGAGACGCGATGA
- a CDS encoding DUF5994 family protein, whose product MTHDDNITHSGRGLGLSRPADGGQPFDAPTRTPRLLLRARGEVSEGVDGAWWPRTTNLTTELHDLISALTDRVGTTERVAFDWNSLSISQRGIDRRDGIEVSGPDPDQPPDIMYVFGTDGRRLDILIVGPNTDADNAFEAMQRAVGLAPDQ is encoded by the coding sequence ATGACGCACGACGACAACATCACGCACTCCGGTCGTGGGCTGGGACTTTCTCGGCCGGCCGACGGTGGGCAGCCTTTCGACGCACCCACCCGGACCCCGAGACTGCTTCTGCGCGCTCGCGGCGAGGTGTCGGAGGGCGTCGACGGGGCGTGGTGGCCCCGAACCACCAATCTGACCACCGAACTGCACGACCTGATCAGCGCGTTGACGGATCGAGTGGGAACGACCGAACGCGTCGCGTTCGACTGGAACTCGCTGAGCATCTCGCAACGCGGCATCGACCGGCGGGACGGCATCGAGGTGTCCGGCCCGGATCCGGATCAGCCGCCCGACATCATGTACGTCTTCGGTACCGACGGACGTCGCCTCGACATCTTGATCGTCGGGCCCAATACCGACGCCGACAACGCTTTCGAGGCGATGCAGCGGGCTGTGGGTCTCGCTCCGGACCAGTAG
- a CDS encoding DMT family transporter, which translates to MGDSTTRGRSAVAWGCGAASAVAYGLTPTFAAIGYAGGVSPAVLVCLRSLVGAALLLLLAWSTGRLTGVTWKSAVGLCFICGPLFGIQLLCFFAAVRVTGAQIAVVIVHIYPLFVMALVWVLTRNRIHRGQLVLALAMSGGIALVAGAGSSAVAVNGAVLALLSAAGYALYLVVGERWVHQVSPVAAGGLASLGAGIATGTIAVVDGQSWTFAPSGWGSILFQGLLLMPIGIGCSFIAVRALGSASVSLLGLLEPVVGVLAAQILLGEQLSPVQWAGMAVVLIASAALPWMREKRPRHVDRPPSLHDAESR; encoded by the coding sequence ATGGGCGATAGCACCACCCGCGGCCGCAGTGCCGTCGCCTGGGGATGTGGTGCGGCCTCCGCGGTCGCCTACGGACTCACGCCGACGTTCGCCGCGATCGGCTACGCCGGTGGAGTGTCGCCGGCCGTCCTCGTCTGCCTCCGCAGCCTCGTCGGTGCCGCACTCCTGCTACTCCTGGCCTGGTCGACCGGACGACTGACGGGCGTGACCTGGAAATCCGCTGTCGGGCTGTGCTTCATCTGCGGCCCGCTGTTCGGCATCCAGCTGCTGTGTTTCTTTGCGGCAGTGCGCGTGACCGGCGCCCAGATCGCGGTCGTGATCGTCCACATCTACCCGCTGTTCGTGATGGCGCTGGTCTGGGTGCTCACCCGGAACAGGATCCACCGCGGTCAGCTGGTGCTGGCCCTCGCGATGTCCGGCGGCATCGCGCTCGTCGCAGGCGCGGGCAGCTCCGCCGTCGCCGTGAACGGGGCGGTACTCGCCCTCCTCAGCGCTGCCGGGTACGCCCTGTATCTGGTGGTCGGGGAACGATGGGTACACCAGGTCAGCCCCGTCGCCGCCGGGGGACTGGCGTCACTCGGCGCCGGAATCGCCACCGGCACCATCGCCGTCGTCGACGGACAGTCCTGGACGTTCGCACCCAGCGGGTGGGGGTCCATCCTGTTCCAGGGGCTCCTGCTGATGCCGATCGGGATCGGCTGCTCCTTCATCGCGGTACGCGCGCTCGGTTCGGCCTCGGTCAGCCTCCTCGGACTGCTCGAACCGGTGGTCGGGGTGCTGGCCGCCCAGATTCTGCTGGGCGAGCAACTGTCGCCGGTGCAGTGGGCGGGGATGGCCGTCGTCCTGATCGCGTCCGCAGCACTGCCGTGGATGCGGGAGAAGCGTCCCCGTCACGTCGATCGGCCGCCGTCCCTCCACGACGCCGAGAGCCGATAG
- a CDS encoding TetR/AcrR family transcriptional regulator, giving the protein MTAQVTEDARRTAILDAAAQLIAERGYHSVRISDIAQVVGTSTGAVHYYFPGKSDVLTAALRHAIDNAFDRQSRELKAIDNAHERLLRLIDMQLPRVGPLRDEWSIWLQFWAEATLRPELRPFHNTYYARWHETVVKIVRRGQRQEIFRTDVDPETIAQRLTALTDGTAIQVLTGAPNMTVAAMKEVLVQFVHDELVAPRTW; this is encoded by the coding sequence GTGACCGCTCAAGTCACCGAGGACGCGCGTCGAACGGCGATACTCGATGCCGCGGCTCAGCTGATCGCCGAGCGCGGATACCACTCGGTCCGCATCTCCGACATCGCACAGGTCGTCGGCACCAGCACCGGGGCGGTGCACTACTACTTCCCCGGCAAGAGCGACGTCCTGACGGCTGCCCTCCGCCACGCCATCGACAACGCGTTCGACCGGCAGAGCCGCGAACTCAAGGCGATCGACAACGCCCACGAGCGGCTGCTCCGCCTGATCGACATGCAGTTGCCCCGCGTCGGGCCACTGCGCGACGAGTGGTCCATCTGGCTGCAGTTCTGGGCCGAGGCCACGCTGCGACCCGAACTCCGCCCGTTCCACAACACCTACTACGCGCGCTGGCACGAAACCGTCGTCAAGATCGTCCGTCGCGGACAACGCCAGGAGATCTTCCGCACCGACGTCGACCCGGAGACCATCGCGCAGCGGCTGACCGCGCTCACCGACGGGACCGCCATCCAGGTGCTCACCGGCGCACCGAACATGACCGTCGCCGCCATGAAAGAGGTTCTCGTGCAGTTCGTTCACGACGAACTCGTCGCGCCGCGGACATGGTGA
- the leuS gene encoding leucine--tRNA ligase produces MTEHVQPANPSDATPQHRYTAELAGQIEQRWQDRWSEEGTFNAPNPVGPLAGDVPADKLFVQDMFPYPSGTGLHVGHPLGYIATDVFARYHRMQGHNVLHTLGYDAFGLPAEQYAVQTGTHPRTTTEANIVNMKRQLRRLGLGHDERRTFATTDTDFYHWTQWIFLQIHDAWFDKEAGKARRISELEAEFVSGARSLEDGREWASLSVSEKEAVLDSYRLVYHSDSMVNWCPGLGTVLANEEVTADGRSDRGNFPVFRKHLQQWMMRITAYSDRLVDDLEYLDWPEKVKTMQRNWIGRSHGAQVKFQADGHEIEVFTTRPDTLFGATYVTLAPEHELVDDIVAAEWPRGVDSRWTGGAATPAEAVAAYRKSIAAKSDLERQEYKEKTGVFLGTYAVNPVNGHKLPVFIADYVLTGYGTGAIMAVPGHDHRDYEFATEFGLDIVEVISGGDLTKDAYTGDGTIVNSDFLNGMSVADAKKAITERLEADGTGKGTIQYKLRDWLFARQRYWGEPFPIVYDAEGNAHALPESSLPVELPEVEDYAPVSFDPDDASSEPSPPLAKAVDWVNVELDLGDGLQTYRRDTNVMPQWAGSSWYQLRYIDPTNPDVFCDKENERYWTGPRPEIHGPNDPGGVDLYVGGVEHAVLHLLYSRFWHKVLFDLGYVSSSEPYRRLYNQGYIQAYAYTDARGVYVPADEVEEKDGKFFHQGVEVNREYGKMGKSLKNSVSPDEICEEYGADTLRVYEMSMGPLDTSRPWATKDVVGAQRFLQRAWRVVVDEESGALRVTDDAPAEDTLRALNKAIAGVSEDYTALRDNTAAAKLIEYTNHLTKAYPGGAPRSVVEPLVLMLAPLAPHLAEELWSRLGHEKSLAHGPFPVAEEKWLVEDTVEYPIQVNGKVRSRVTVAADAPREEIEKIALADDKIVALLDGQDPRKVIVVPGKMVNIVR; encoded by the coding sequence GTGACCGAGCACGTGCAGCCCGCCAACCCGTCCGACGCGACCCCGCAGCACCGCTACACCGCGGAGCTCGCCGGCCAGATCGAGCAGCGCTGGCAGGACCGGTGGAGCGAGGAGGGCACGTTCAACGCGCCCAACCCGGTCGGTCCCCTCGCCGGCGACGTTCCCGCGGACAAGTTGTTCGTGCAGGACATGTTTCCGTACCCGTCGGGCACGGGTCTGCACGTGGGCCACCCGCTCGGCTACATCGCCACCGACGTGTTCGCCCGCTATCACCGCATGCAGGGCCACAACGTGCTGCACACCCTCGGCTACGACGCGTTCGGTCTGCCTGCCGAGCAGTACGCGGTGCAGACGGGCACGCACCCGCGGACCACCACCGAGGCCAACATCGTCAACATGAAGCGGCAGCTGCGCCGCCTCGGGCTCGGCCACGACGAACGCCGCACATTCGCGACCACCGACACCGACTTCTATCACTGGACGCAGTGGATCTTCCTGCAGATCCACGACGCGTGGTTCGACAAGGAGGCGGGCAAGGCCCGGCGGATCTCGGAGCTCGAGGCCGAGTTCGTGTCGGGTGCGCGCTCGCTGGAGGACGGACGGGAATGGGCGTCGCTGTCCGTGTCCGAGAAGGAGGCCGTCCTCGACTCCTATCGCCTCGTCTACCACTCCGATTCGATGGTCAACTGGTGCCCCGGTCTGGGCACGGTACTGGCGAACGAAGAGGTGACCGCCGACGGTCGCAGCGACCGCGGCAACTTCCCCGTGTTCCGTAAGCACCTGCAGCAGTGGATGATGCGCATCACCGCGTACTCGGACCGTCTGGTGGACGACCTGGAGTACCTGGACTGGCCCGAGAAGGTCAAGACCATGCAGCGCAACTGGATCGGGCGCTCGCACGGTGCGCAGGTGAAGTTCCAGGCGGACGGTCATGAGATCGAGGTGTTCACGACGCGTCCGGACACGCTGTTCGGCGCGACGTACGTGACGCTGGCGCCGGAGCACGAACTGGTGGACGACATCGTTGCGGCCGAGTGGCCCCGGGGTGTGGATTCGCGCTGGACCGGTGGTGCCGCAACTCCCGCCGAAGCGGTTGCGGCGTACCGGAAGTCGATCGCGGCCAAGTCGGATCTCGAGCGTCAGGAATACAAGGAGAAGACGGGCGTCTTCCTCGGCACCTACGCGGTGAACCCCGTCAACGGGCACAAGTTGCCGGTGTTCATCGCCGACTACGTCCTCACCGGCTACGGCACGGGCGCCATCATGGCGGTCCCGGGCCACGACCACCGCGACTACGAGTTCGCGACCGAATTCGGTCTCGACATCGTCGAGGTCATCTCCGGCGGCGACCTCACCAAGGACGCGTACACCGGCGACGGCACCATCGTGAACTCCGATTTCCTGAACGGCATGAGTGTCGCCGATGCCAAGAAGGCGATCACCGAGCGTCTGGAAGCGGACGGCACCGGCAAGGGCACCATCCAGTACAAGCTGCGCGACTGGCTGTTCGCACGCCAGCGGTACTGGGGCGAGCCGTTCCCGATCGTGTACGACGCCGAGGGCAACGCGCACGCCCTGCCGGAATCGTCTCTGCCCGTCGAACTCCCGGAGGTCGAGGACTACGCACCCGTGTCGTTCGATCCCGACGACGCGTCCTCGGAGCCCTCTCCCCCGCTGGCGAAGGCCGTCGACTGGGTCAACGTCGAACTCGACCTCGGCGACGGGCTGCAGACGTACCGCCGCGACACCAACGTGATGCCGCAGTGGGCCGGCAGCTCCTGGTACCAGCTGCGGTACATCGACCCCACCAACCCGGACGTGTTCTGCGACAAGGAGAACGAGCGGTACTGGACGGGTCCGCGCCCGGAGATCCACGGACCCAACGATCCCGGCGGCGTCGACCTGTACGTCGGCGGCGTCGAGCATGCGGTGCTGCACCTGCTGTACTCGCGGTTCTGGCACAAGGTGCTGTTCGACCTCGGCTACGTCAGCTCGAGCGAGCCGTACCGCCGTCTGTACAACCAGGGCTACATCCAGGCGTACGCGTACACCGATGCGCGCGGCGTGTACGTGCCCGCCGACGAGGTGGAGGAGAAGGACGGCAAGTTCTTCCACCAGGGCGTCGAGGTCAACCGCGAGTACGGGAAGATGGGCAAGAGCCTCAAGAACTCCGTGTCGCCGGACGAGATCTGCGAGGAGTACGGCGCCGACACGCTCCGCGTGTACGAGATGTCGATGGGCCCGCTGGACACGTCCCGCCCGTGGGCGACCAAGGACGTCGTCGGTGCGCAGCGCTTCCTGCAGCGCGCGTGGCGGGTGGTGGTCGACGAGGAGTCCGGTGCACTGCGCGTCACCGACGACGCCCCGGCGGAGGACACGCTGCGCGCGCTGAACAAGGCGATCGCCGGTGTGAGCGAGGACTACACGGCCCTGCGCGACAACACGGCGGCGGCCAAGCTGATCGAGTACACCAACCACCTCACCAAGGCGTACCCCGGCGGTGCCCCCCGCTCGGTGGTGGAGCCGCTGGTGCTGATGCTGGCACCGCTGGCCCCGCACCTCGCGGAGGAGCTGTGGTCGCGGCTCGGGCACGAGAAGTCCCTGGCCCACGGCCCCTTCCCGGTGGCCGAGGAGAAGTGGCTGGTGGAAGACACCGTCGAGTACCCGATCCAGGTCAACGGCAAGGTCCGGAGCCGCGTGACCGTCGCGGCAGACGCCCCGCGCGAGGAGATCGAGAAGATCGCGCTGGCCGACGACAAGATCGTGGCGCTCCTCGACGGCCAGGATCCCCGCAAGGTGATCGTCGTTCCCGGCAAGATGGTCAACATAGTGCGCTGA